One Brassica napus cultivar Da-Ae chromosome C2, Da-Ae, whole genome shotgun sequence DNA window includes the following coding sequences:
- the BNAANNG01390D gene encoding uncharacterized protein BNAANNG01390D isoform X2, with amino-acid sequence MFVRKFLQKASGDGGQKPPPSPAPPPRGCLIKEVLDPRIVSHYGIPSTASILAFDSIQSLLAVGTLDGRIKVIGGDNIEAVLASPKQLPFKNLEFIENQGFLVSISNENDIQVWDLDLRQTMSSLHWESNITAFSILPGTGYMYVGDEYGTVSVVKYNADEGKLVHLPYYVPTDALAEAAGLSSPIEYPVVGLLSQPCSRGTRLLIAFSNGLLFIWDASEDRVELVRGNKDLPMEGKTVDVSLEASHDELSDLKLDGKEISSLCWASADGSVLAVGYVDGDILFWDFSDGKNVKVSNNAVKLQLSSAEKRLPVIVMHWGLDVSRKNCGGKLFIYGGDIVGSDEVLTMLALDWSSGMGGLKCVGRVDLTLSGSFADMVLSPIASSRQSGVFLFLLTNPGQLQAYDDTSLASLMSQKENNISVSPLPYPMVVPTMDPRITVAMFAALNVNDKPSLALSEVVLAAKSRTPRTPSGERAQWPLTGGVPGHIDDYKLERLYIAGYQDGSVRIWDATYPCLSLIYDLKPKANGIEITGVDASVTAVTFCSKTSCLAVGNECGMVRLLKLVGHKSGGTLEVVTNTDKQAHRLDQEDGPQWLAAYSFLTSPVCTLRFVQSTRRLVVGFKCGKVAMLDISAPSVMFVTDSLSDTGFPIKSLCVKSPSAPTDQDSINSEALDDFILCAMTKDGQTTLIDGNTGKILASCLRPLKNPTAICMHIIEDCYDKTEMPSEKPAENPSEKEKHENKSHMTSESESHSPGGEQTAVTETKLADQRFANSLFLMCSEDALRLYSLKLSQGSFESIMEVSVSRPCCWMGILKKDERECAVLLLYRTGHIEIRSFPDLEVVGESSLPSLLRWNFKPNMEKTVCSDDLGHLVLVNGCEVAILSFLAHANGFRIPESLPLLHDKVLAAAADATFSHFPVHKKDQDGTPKFLSGIIKGFRSSSEQKVDHQIQDFSHLGNIFSNPPYLKPSDTDHDDEKIVELNIDDIEIDEPLSILPLTEKDKKENKDKRTDKERLFDGASSDAQPKTRTVDEIKAKYRKAGETSAIASQAKDKLLERGEKLERISQRTAELQDGAENFASMAHELAKQMEKRKWWNI; translated from the exons ATGTTCGTCAGAAAATTTCTGCAGAAAGCCTCCGGCGATGGTGGTCAGAAGCCTCCTCCATCTCCAGCTCCCCCGCCACGT GGATGTTTGATAAAAGAAGTGTTGGATCCTCGTATCGTCTCCCACTATGGGATACCTTCGACGGCGTCTATTCTTGCCTTTGACTCTATTCAATCCCTCTTGGCTGTGGGAACACT AGATGGAAGGATAAAAGTGATTGGTGGTGATAACATTGAGGCGGTTCTTGCATCTCCTAAGCAGTTACCTTTCAAAAACTTAGAG ttCATTGAGAACCAAGGCTTTCTGGTCAGCATCTCAAACGAAAACGATATTCAG gTTTGGGACTTGGATCTTAGGCAGACTATGTCAAGCTTACACTGGGAGTCAAACATTACTGCGTTTTCAATCCTTCCCGGCACCGGTTACAT GTATGTTGGTGATGAGTATGGTACGGTGTCTGTTGTAAAATACAATGCTGACGAAGGAAAATTAGTGCATCTTCCTTATTATGTTCCAACTGATGCTTTAGCGG AAGCAGCGGGGCTTTCATCACCTATTGAGTATCCTGTTGTCGGACTTCTTTCTCAGCCTTGTTCGAGGGGAACTAG GTTGTTGATCGCATTTTCAAATGGATTACTTTTTATTTGGGATGCATCAGAAGATCGCGTCGAGTTAGTTCGAGGAAACAAAGACCTACCTATGGAGGGTAAGACAGTCGATGTTTCTCTGGAAGCCTCACACGATGAGCTTTCTGATCTTAAGCTAGATGGAAAAGAGATAAGTTCTTTGTGTTGGGCATCAGCTGATGGTTCAGTTCTTGCTGTTGGTTATGTCGATGGAGATATATTATTTTGGGATTTCTCTGATGGGAAGAATGTGAAGGTATCTAATAATGCTGTTAAGTTACAGTTGTCTTCGGCGGAGAAAAGACTTCCTGTCATTGTTATGCATTGGGGTTTGGATGTATCTCGCAAGAATTGTGGTGGAAAACTCTTTATCTATGGTGGTGATATCGTTGGTTCTGACGAAGTACTGACG ATGTTGGCTCTGGATTGGTCTTCTGGTATGGGAGGTCTGAAATGTGTTGGCCGTGTTGACCTGACCCTTAGTGGTTCATTTGCTGATATGGTCTTGTCTCCAATTGCTAGTTCAAGGCAAAGTGGGGTGTTTTTATTTCTGCTGACGAATCCAGGACAATTGCAAGCGTACGATGATACCTCTCTGGCTTCTCTGATGTCTCAGAAAGAGAATAATATTTCTGTTTCTCCCCTGCCATATCCAATGGTTGTACCAACGATGGATCCACGTATCACCGTAGCAATGTTTGCTGCATTAAATGTTAACGATAAGCCGTCACTGGCTCTTTCCGAG GTAGTCTTAGCTGCAAAATCTCGAACGCCACGTACTCCATCTGGAGAAAGGGCGCAATGGCCTCTAACAGGTGGTGTTCCAGGCCACATTGATGACTACAAGCTTGAGAGACTGTACATTGCAGGATATCAAGATGGGTCTGTGCGAATATGGGATGCAACCTATCCATGTCTGTCTCTTATTTATGACTTGAAGCCAAAG GCAAATGGTATTGAGATAACTGGAGTAGATGCATCAGTAACAGCAGTTACCTTCTGTTCTAAGACTTCTTGTTTGGCTGTTGGTAACGAATGTGGTATG GTTCGTCTTCTCAAGTTGGTCGGCCATAAAAGTGGAGGAACTTTGGAAGTTGTTACCAACACTGACAAAcaag CTCACcgtttggatcaagaagatggaCCTCAATGGTTGGCAGCGTATTCTTTCCTGACTTCCCCAGTTTGCACCCTGCGATTTGTACAGTCTACAAGAAGGCTTGTTGTGGGATTTAAATGTGGCAAG GTTGCAATGCTTGACATTAGTGCGCCATCAGTAATGTTCGTTACAGATAGCTTATCTGACACCGGTTTCCCAATCAAGTCACTCTGTGTGAAATCCCCTTCAGCTCCAACTGATCAGGATTCCATAAATTCCGAAGCTCTTGATGATTTTATCTTGTGTGCGATGACTAAAGATGGACAGACCACTCTTATTGATGGAAATACTGGGAAAATACTCGCCTCATGCTTGAGACCTCTGAAGAACCCAACTGCGATTTGTATGCACATTATAG AGGACTGCTATGATAAAACTGAAATGCCCAGTGAAAAACCAGCTGAAAATCCATCTGAGAAGGAGAAACATGAGAACAAATCTCATATGACCAGTGAAAGTGAGAGTCATTCACCAGGTGGTGAACAGACTGCTGTTACAGAAACAAAACTTGCTGACCAGAGATTTGCGAATTCATTATTTCTCATGTGTTCTGAGGATGCACTACGCTTGTATTCCCTAAAATTGTCTCAG GGAAGTTTTGAGAGCATTATGGAGGTAAGCGTTTCAAGGCCGTGTTGCTGGATGGGAATCCTAAAGAAGGATGAAAGGGAATGTGCTGTACTCCTACTTTACCGAACAGGGCATATTGAAATAAG ATCTTTCCCGGATCTTGAAGTTGTGGGAGAAAGCTCTTTGCCGTCACTTCTTAGGTGGAACTTTAAGCCTAACATGGAGAAGACAGTATGTTCAGATGATTTAGGCCATCTCGTCCTG GTAAATGGTTGTGAAGTTGCAATCCTCTCGTTTCTGGCCCATGCAAACGGATTCAG AATCCCGGAGTCTTTACCTTTGCTTCATGACAAAGTCCTTGCAGCCGCTGCCGACGCTACCTTTAGCCATTTCCCTGTCCATAAGAAAGACCAG GATGGCACTCCCAAATTCCTAAGTGGCATTATTAAAGGCTTCAGGTCAAGCAGTGAACAGAAGGTGGACCACCAAATACAAGATTTCTCCCACCTGGGAAACATCTTTTCTAATCCGCCATACTTAAAGCCTTCTGATACCGATCACGACGATGAAAAGATTGTCGAGCTAAACATAG ATGACATCGAGATAGATGAACCTCTGAGCATCTTGCCCTTAACCGAGAAAgacaaaaaggaaaataaag ATAAGAGAACAGATAAGGAAAGACTGTTTGACGGTGCATCCAGTGATGCACAACCCAAAACGAGAACAGTTGATGAGATAAAGGCCAAATACAGAAAAGCAGGG GAAACCTCAGCAATAGCTTCACAAGCAAAGGACAAACTTCTTGAGCGTGGAGAAAAACTCGAG AGGATCAGCCAACGCACAGCTGAGCTTCAAGACGGTGCTGAGAACTTTGCATCGATGGCACATGAACTTGCTAAGCAAATGGAGAAGCGAAAATGGTGGAACATATGA
- the BNAANNG01390D gene encoding uncharacterized protein BNAANNG01390D isoform X1, translating to MFVRKFLQKASGDGGQKPPPSPAPPPRGCLIKEVLDPRIVSHYGIPSTASILAFDSIQSLLAVGTLDGRIKVIGGDNIEAVLASPKQLPFKNLEFIENQGFLVSISNENDIQVWDLDLRQTMSSLHWESNITAFSILPGTGYMYVGDEYGTVSVVKYNADEGKLVHLPYYVPTDALAEAAGLSSPIEYPVVGLLSQPCSRGTRLLIAFSNGLLFIWDASEDRVELVRGNKDLPMEGKTVDVSLEASHDELSDLKLDGKEISSLCWASADGSVLAVGYVDGDILFWDFSDGKNVKVSNNAVKLQLSSAEKRLPVIVMHWGLDVSRKNCGGKLFIYGGDIVGSDEVLTMLALDWSSGMGGLKCVGRVDLTLSGSFADMVLSPIASSRQSGVFLFLLTNPGQLQAYDDTSLASLMSQKENNISVSPLPYPMVVPTMDPRITVAMFAALNVNDKPSLALSEVVLAAKSRTPRTPSGERAQWPLTGGVPGHIDDYKLERLYIAGYQDGSVRIWDATYPCLSLIYDLKPKANGIEITGVDASVTAVTFCSKTSCLAVGNECGMVRLLKLVGHKSGGTLEVVTNTDKQGLELFTTLTVQICSVVSHALGLFLVAHRLDQEDGPQWLAAYSFLTSPVCTLRFVQSTRRLVVGFKCGKVAMLDISAPSVMFVTDSLSDTGFPIKSLCVKSPSAPTDQDSINSEALDDFILCAMTKDGQTTLIDGNTGKILASCLRPLKNPTAICMHIIEDCYDKTEMPSEKPAENPSEKEKHENKSHMTSESESHSPGGEQTAVTETKLADQRFANSLFLMCSEDALRLYSLKLSQGSFESIMEVSVSRPCCWMGILKKDERECAVLLLYRTGHIEIRSFPDLEVVGESSLPSLLRWNFKPNMEKTVCSDDLGHLVLVNGCEVAILSFLAHANGFRIPESLPLLHDKVLAAAADATFSHFPVHKKDQDGTPKFLSGIIKGFRSSSEQKVDHQIQDFSHLGNIFSNPPYLKPSDTDHDDEKIVELNIDDIEIDEPLSILPLTEKDKKENKDKRTDKERLFDGASSDAQPKTRTVDEIKAKYRKAGETSAIASQAKDKLLERGEKLERISQRTAELQDGAENFASMAHELAKQMEKRKWWNI from the exons ATGTTCGTCAGAAAATTTCTGCAGAAAGCCTCCGGCGATGGTGGTCAGAAGCCTCCTCCATCTCCAGCTCCCCCGCCACGT GGATGTTTGATAAAAGAAGTGTTGGATCCTCGTATCGTCTCCCACTATGGGATACCTTCGACGGCGTCTATTCTTGCCTTTGACTCTATTCAATCCCTCTTGGCTGTGGGAACACT AGATGGAAGGATAAAAGTGATTGGTGGTGATAACATTGAGGCGGTTCTTGCATCTCCTAAGCAGTTACCTTTCAAAAACTTAGAG ttCATTGAGAACCAAGGCTTTCTGGTCAGCATCTCAAACGAAAACGATATTCAG gTTTGGGACTTGGATCTTAGGCAGACTATGTCAAGCTTACACTGGGAGTCAAACATTACTGCGTTTTCAATCCTTCCCGGCACCGGTTACAT GTATGTTGGTGATGAGTATGGTACGGTGTCTGTTGTAAAATACAATGCTGACGAAGGAAAATTAGTGCATCTTCCTTATTATGTTCCAACTGATGCTTTAGCGG AAGCAGCGGGGCTTTCATCACCTATTGAGTATCCTGTTGTCGGACTTCTTTCTCAGCCTTGTTCGAGGGGAACTAG GTTGTTGATCGCATTTTCAAATGGATTACTTTTTATTTGGGATGCATCAGAAGATCGCGTCGAGTTAGTTCGAGGAAACAAAGACCTACCTATGGAGGGTAAGACAGTCGATGTTTCTCTGGAAGCCTCACACGATGAGCTTTCTGATCTTAAGCTAGATGGAAAAGAGATAAGTTCTTTGTGTTGGGCATCAGCTGATGGTTCAGTTCTTGCTGTTGGTTATGTCGATGGAGATATATTATTTTGGGATTTCTCTGATGGGAAGAATGTGAAGGTATCTAATAATGCTGTTAAGTTACAGTTGTCTTCGGCGGAGAAAAGACTTCCTGTCATTGTTATGCATTGGGGTTTGGATGTATCTCGCAAGAATTGTGGTGGAAAACTCTTTATCTATGGTGGTGATATCGTTGGTTCTGACGAAGTACTGACG ATGTTGGCTCTGGATTGGTCTTCTGGTATGGGAGGTCTGAAATGTGTTGGCCGTGTTGACCTGACCCTTAGTGGTTCATTTGCTGATATGGTCTTGTCTCCAATTGCTAGTTCAAGGCAAAGTGGGGTGTTTTTATTTCTGCTGACGAATCCAGGACAATTGCAAGCGTACGATGATACCTCTCTGGCTTCTCTGATGTCTCAGAAAGAGAATAATATTTCTGTTTCTCCCCTGCCATATCCAATGGTTGTACCAACGATGGATCCACGTATCACCGTAGCAATGTTTGCTGCATTAAATGTTAACGATAAGCCGTCACTGGCTCTTTCCGAG GTAGTCTTAGCTGCAAAATCTCGAACGCCACGTACTCCATCTGGAGAAAGGGCGCAATGGCCTCTAACAGGTGGTGTTCCAGGCCACATTGATGACTACAAGCTTGAGAGACTGTACATTGCAGGATATCAAGATGGGTCTGTGCGAATATGGGATGCAACCTATCCATGTCTGTCTCTTATTTATGACTTGAAGCCAAAG GCAAATGGTATTGAGATAACTGGAGTAGATGCATCAGTAACAGCAGTTACCTTCTGTTCTAAGACTTCTTGTTTGGCTGTTGGTAACGAATGTGGTATG GTTCGTCTTCTCAAGTTGGTCGGCCATAAAAGTGGAGGAACTTTGGAAGTTGTTACCAACACTGACAAAcaaggtttggaactttttacAACGTTGACTGTACAGATTTGCTCTGTTGTATCTCATGCGTTAGGTTTATTTCTTGTAGCTCACcgtttggatcaagaagatggaCCTCAATGGTTGGCAGCGTATTCTTTCCTGACTTCCCCAGTTTGCACCCTGCGATTTGTACAGTCTACAAGAAGGCTTGTTGTGGGATTTAAATGTGGCAAG GTTGCAATGCTTGACATTAGTGCGCCATCAGTAATGTTCGTTACAGATAGCTTATCTGACACCGGTTTCCCAATCAAGTCACTCTGTGTGAAATCCCCTTCAGCTCCAACTGATCAGGATTCCATAAATTCCGAAGCTCTTGATGATTTTATCTTGTGTGCGATGACTAAAGATGGACAGACCACTCTTATTGATGGAAATACTGGGAAAATACTCGCCTCATGCTTGAGACCTCTGAAGAACCCAACTGCGATTTGTATGCACATTATAG AGGACTGCTATGATAAAACTGAAATGCCCAGTGAAAAACCAGCTGAAAATCCATCTGAGAAGGAGAAACATGAGAACAAATCTCATATGACCAGTGAAAGTGAGAGTCATTCACCAGGTGGTGAACAGACTGCTGTTACAGAAACAAAACTTGCTGACCAGAGATTTGCGAATTCATTATTTCTCATGTGTTCTGAGGATGCACTACGCTTGTATTCCCTAAAATTGTCTCAG GGAAGTTTTGAGAGCATTATGGAGGTAAGCGTTTCAAGGCCGTGTTGCTGGATGGGAATCCTAAAGAAGGATGAAAGGGAATGTGCTGTACTCCTACTTTACCGAACAGGGCATATTGAAATAAG ATCTTTCCCGGATCTTGAAGTTGTGGGAGAAAGCTCTTTGCCGTCACTTCTTAGGTGGAACTTTAAGCCTAACATGGAGAAGACAGTATGTTCAGATGATTTAGGCCATCTCGTCCTG GTAAATGGTTGTGAAGTTGCAATCCTCTCGTTTCTGGCCCATGCAAACGGATTCAG AATCCCGGAGTCTTTACCTTTGCTTCATGACAAAGTCCTTGCAGCCGCTGCCGACGCTACCTTTAGCCATTTCCCTGTCCATAAGAAAGACCAG GATGGCACTCCCAAATTCCTAAGTGGCATTATTAAAGGCTTCAGGTCAAGCAGTGAACAGAAGGTGGACCACCAAATACAAGATTTCTCCCACCTGGGAAACATCTTTTCTAATCCGCCATACTTAAAGCCTTCTGATACCGATCACGACGATGAAAAGATTGTCGAGCTAAACATAG ATGACATCGAGATAGATGAACCTCTGAGCATCTTGCCCTTAACCGAGAAAgacaaaaaggaaaataaag ATAAGAGAACAGATAAGGAAAGACTGTTTGACGGTGCATCCAGTGATGCACAACCCAAAACGAGAACAGTTGATGAGATAAAGGCCAAATACAGAAAAGCAGGG GAAACCTCAGCAATAGCTTCACAAGCAAAGGACAAACTTCTTGAGCGTGGAGAAAAACTCGAG AGGATCAGCCAACGCACAGCTGAGCTTCAAGACGGTGCTGAGAACTTTGCATCGATGGCACATGAACTTGCTAAGCAAATGGAGAAGCGAAAATGGTGGAACATATGA
- the BNAANNG01390D gene encoding uncharacterized protein BNAANNG01390D isoform X3 yields MFVRKFLQKASGDGGQKPPPSPAPPPRGCLIKEVLDPRIVSHYGIPSTASILAFDSIQSLLAVGTLDGRIKVIGGDNIEAVLASPKQLPFKNLEFIENQGFLVSISNENDIQVWDLDLRQTMSSLHWESNITAFSILPGTGYMYVGDEYGTVSVVKYNADEGKLVHLPYYVPTDALAEAAGLSSPIEYPVVGLLSQPCSRGTRLLIAFSNGLLFIWDASEDRVELVRGNKDLPMEGKTVDVSLEASHDELSDLKLDGKEISSLCWASADGSVLAVGYVDGDILFWDFSDGKNVKVSNNAVKLQLSSAEKRLPVIVMHWGLDVSRKNCGGKLFIYGGDIVGSDEVLTMLALDWSSGMGGLKCVGRVDLTLSGSFADMVLSPIASSRQSGVFLFLLTNPGQLQAYDDTSLASLMSQKENNISVSPLPYPMVVPTMDPRITVAMFAALNVNDKPSLALSEVVLAAKSRTPRTPSGERAQWPLTGGVPGHIDDYKLERLYIAGYQDGSVRIWDATYPCLSLIYDLKPKVYGIEITGVDASVTAVTFCSKTSCLAVGNECGMVRLLKLVGHKSGGTLEVVTNTDKQAHRLDQEDGPQWLAAYSFLTSPVCTLRFVQSTRRLVVGFKCGKVAMLDISAPSVMFVTDSLSDTGFPIKSLCVKSPSAPTDQDSINSEALDDFILCAMTKDGQTTLIDGNTGKILASCLRPLKNPTAICMHIIEDCYDKTEMPSEKPAENPSEKEKHENKSHMTSESESHSPGGEQTAVTETKLADQRFANSLFLMCSEDALRLYSLKLSQGSFESIMEVSVSRPCCWMGILKKDERECAVLLLYRTGHIEIRSFPDLEVVGESSLPSLLRWNFKPNMEKTVCSDDLGHLVLVNGCEVAILSFLAHANGFRIPESLPLLHDKVLAAAADATFSHFPVHKKDQDGTPKFLSGIIKGFRSSSEQKVDHQIQDFSHLGNIFSNPPYLKPSDTDHDDEKIVELNIDDIEIDEPLSILPLTEKDKKENKDKRTDKERLFDGASSDAQPKTRTVDEIKAKYRKAGETSAIASQAKDKLLERGEKLERISQRTAELQDGAENFASMAHELAKQMEKRKWWNI; encoded by the exons ATGTTCGTCAGAAAATTTCTGCAGAAAGCCTCCGGCGATGGTGGTCAGAAGCCTCCTCCATCTCCAGCTCCCCCGCCACGT GGATGTTTGATAAAAGAAGTGTTGGATCCTCGTATCGTCTCCCACTATGGGATACCTTCGACGGCGTCTATTCTTGCCTTTGACTCTATTCAATCCCTCTTGGCTGTGGGAACACT AGATGGAAGGATAAAAGTGATTGGTGGTGATAACATTGAGGCGGTTCTTGCATCTCCTAAGCAGTTACCTTTCAAAAACTTAGAG ttCATTGAGAACCAAGGCTTTCTGGTCAGCATCTCAAACGAAAACGATATTCAG gTTTGGGACTTGGATCTTAGGCAGACTATGTCAAGCTTACACTGGGAGTCAAACATTACTGCGTTTTCAATCCTTCCCGGCACCGGTTACAT GTATGTTGGTGATGAGTATGGTACGGTGTCTGTTGTAAAATACAATGCTGACGAAGGAAAATTAGTGCATCTTCCTTATTATGTTCCAACTGATGCTTTAGCGG AAGCAGCGGGGCTTTCATCACCTATTGAGTATCCTGTTGTCGGACTTCTTTCTCAGCCTTGTTCGAGGGGAACTAG GTTGTTGATCGCATTTTCAAATGGATTACTTTTTATTTGGGATGCATCAGAAGATCGCGTCGAGTTAGTTCGAGGAAACAAAGACCTACCTATGGAGGGTAAGACAGTCGATGTTTCTCTGGAAGCCTCACACGATGAGCTTTCTGATCTTAAGCTAGATGGAAAAGAGATAAGTTCTTTGTGTTGGGCATCAGCTGATGGTTCAGTTCTTGCTGTTGGTTATGTCGATGGAGATATATTATTTTGGGATTTCTCTGATGGGAAGAATGTGAAGGTATCTAATAATGCTGTTAAGTTACAGTTGTCTTCGGCGGAGAAAAGACTTCCTGTCATTGTTATGCATTGGGGTTTGGATGTATCTCGCAAGAATTGTGGTGGAAAACTCTTTATCTATGGTGGTGATATCGTTGGTTCTGACGAAGTACTGACG ATGTTGGCTCTGGATTGGTCTTCTGGTATGGGAGGTCTGAAATGTGTTGGCCGTGTTGACCTGACCCTTAGTGGTTCATTTGCTGATATGGTCTTGTCTCCAATTGCTAGTTCAAGGCAAAGTGGGGTGTTTTTATTTCTGCTGACGAATCCAGGACAATTGCAAGCGTACGATGATACCTCTCTGGCTTCTCTGATGTCTCAGAAAGAGAATAATATTTCTGTTTCTCCCCTGCCATATCCAATGGTTGTACCAACGATGGATCCACGTATCACCGTAGCAATGTTTGCTGCATTAAATGTTAACGATAAGCCGTCACTGGCTCTTTCCGAG GTAGTCTTAGCTGCAAAATCTCGAACGCCACGTACTCCATCTGGAGAAAGGGCGCAATGGCCTCTAACAGGTGGTGTTCCAGGCCACATTGATGACTACAAGCTTGAGAGACTGTACATTGCAGGATATCAAGATGGGTCTGTGCGAATATGGGATGCAACCTATCCATGTCTGTCTCTTATTTATGACTTGAAGCCAAAGGTAT ATGGTATTGAGATAACTGGAGTAGATGCATCAGTAACAGCAGTTACCTTCTGTTCTAAGACTTCTTGTTTGGCTGTTGGTAACGAATGTGGTATG GTTCGTCTTCTCAAGTTGGTCGGCCATAAAAGTGGAGGAACTTTGGAAGTTGTTACCAACACTGACAAAcaag CTCACcgtttggatcaagaagatggaCCTCAATGGTTGGCAGCGTATTCTTTCCTGACTTCCCCAGTTTGCACCCTGCGATTTGTACAGTCTACAAGAAGGCTTGTTGTGGGATTTAAATGTGGCAAG GTTGCAATGCTTGACATTAGTGCGCCATCAGTAATGTTCGTTACAGATAGCTTATCTGACACCGGTTTCCCAATCAAGTCACTCTGTGTGAAATCCCCTTCAGCTCCAACTGATCAGGATTCCATAAATTCCGAAGCTCTTGATGATTTTATCTTGTGTGCGATGACTAAAGATGGACAGACCACTCTTATTGATGGAAATACTGGGAAAATACTCGCCTCATGCTTGAGACCTCTGAAGAACCCAACTGCGATTTGTATGCACATTATAG AGGACTGCTATGATAAAACTGAAATGCCCAGTGAAAAACCAGCTGAAAATCCATCTGAGAAGGAGAAACATGAGAACAAATCTCATATGACCAGTGAAAGTGAGAGTCATTCACCAGGTGGTGAACAGACTGCTGTTACAGAAACAAAACTTGCTGACCAGAGATTTGCGAATTCATTATTTCTCATGTGTTCTGAGGATGCACTACGCTTGTATTCCCTAAAATTGTCTCAG GGAAGTTTTGAGAGCATTATGGAGGTAAGCGTTTCAAGGCCGTGTTGCTGGATGGGAATCCTAAAGAAGGATGAAAGGGAATGTGCTGTACTCCTACTTTACCGAACAGGGCATATTGAAATAAG ATCTTTCCCGGATCTTGAAGTTGTGGGAGAAAGCTCTTTGCCGTCACTTCTTAGGTGGAACTTTAAGCCTAACATGGAGAAGACAGTATGTTCAGATGATTTAGGCCATCTCGTCCTG GTAAATGGTTGTGAAGTTGCAATCCTCTCGTTTCTGGCCCATGCAAACGGATTCAG AATCCCGGAGTCTTTACCTTTGCTTCATGACAAAGTCCTTGCAGCCGCTGCCGACGCTACCTTTAGCCATTTCCCTGTCCATAAGAAAGACCAG GATGGCACTCCCAAATTCCTAAGTGGCATTATTAAAGGCTTCAGGTCAAGCAGTGAACAGAAGGTGGACCACCAAATACAAGATTTCTCCCACCTGGGAAACATCTTTTCTAATCCGCCATACTTAAAGCCTTCTGATACCGATCACGACGATGAAAAGATTGTCGAGCTAAACATAG ATGACATCGAGATAGATGAACCTCTGAGCATCTTGCCCTTAACCGAGAAAgacaaaaaggaaaataaag ATAAGAGAACAGATAAGGAAAGACTGTTTGACGGTGCATCCAGTGATGCACAACCCAAAACGAGAACAGTTGATGAGATAAAGGCCAAATACAGAAAAGCAGGG GAAACCTCAGCAATAGCTTCACAAGCAAAGGACAAACTTCTTGAGCGTGGAGAAAAACTCGAG AGGATCAGCCAACGCACAGCTGAGCTTCAAGACGGTGCTGAGAACTTTGCATCGATGGCACATGAACTTGCTAAGCAAATGGAGAAGCGAAAATGGTGGAACATATGA